The Neofelis nebulosa isolate mNeoNeb1 chromosome 16, mNeoNeb1.pri, whole genome shotgun sequence genome includes a window with the following:
- the LOC131498101 gene encoding RNA exonuclease 1 homolog produces MGGSKGKASQRQEGPRRPVAAEQESRSGSAHCAPSQESGQGRGKARRTRPVLEPVTAGSHRTHAGRRKPTAEQNGGCRRSGAGPPAEAQGRLGSARRRGRGSKESREPREDRGGRLEEESLSREGTTSELCRRRRRGKGRGPSARQGCRETRSLHGDTSGGDGGSSCPDSEAREAQESDSQSTGAPELRPKPEQKDTVPGDTQTESEPELEPGERPSSDGGGSAEPRSREGPSGVGPQGEKEDSGTDTESSLEGAGPGGGPRTAPGTASQATEAEETRPGKKPKAPSPLEGSPECVPRSSRASRDPGLARDTRNSEARPEAGSQGAEPGRAEASGTRRLQVGKAVGEVQVAAGESESGAGGGDGPRDPAPLAALVALRRLRAKSPAGPAPQAAASAPRRAGLKERLRRVARALGLLRWLWLRLRRPEGEGRGAGSRAAGGRGRRPGARRRLALRLAGVARLGARPRPPPGGGSSSPQPSKSPAPEDPSEDEDRTPDPKFAVVFPRRHRTGRESSSRSSEEASADAPARGGRVWPCEGASGDREGRRASGESVAGPRRGSLLGPAPRDEPPLDESGSSSEAGPETLEAEAPVHWTQSSEPREDPGLDTDDALLPRLTLETHLWWERSPGPCGPPRGRWVPEDEAEEALERDLELSLGPGLEVPPSLGAEGRSLAEGLEDTDDLARLRPVCNSSVLLCLKKRFHLGRIYTFGGPFLLSLNPRRPLPLFSAEVLASYHPKKALNTTPHIFAIVASAYRLSQSTGQGTCILLGGHSGSGKTEAAKKIVQFLSSVEQEQTRDRRCQLDGVLLMLRSFGHAKTVLNANASRFGQVLRLCLQRGVIVGASVSHYLLEASRVVFQVRPVLLLASLQLPRVGEGEGPCRECGC; encoded by the exons ATGGGTGGGAGCAAGGGCAAAGCGTCCCAGCGCCAGGAGGGCCCCAGGAGGCCGGTCGCAGCAGAGCAGGAGTCCCGGTCGGGCAGCGCCCACTGCGCACCCAGCCAGGAAAGCGGACAGGGTCGAGGTAAGGCCCGAAGGACCAGACCGGTCTTGGAACCGGTCACTGCGGGAAGCCACAGGACCCACGCTGGCCGCCGGAAGCCCACCGCAGAGCAGAACGGCGGCTGCAGACGGTCAGGGGCTGGGCCGCCAGCAGAGGCCCAGGGGAGACTAGGCAGTGCGCGGCGTCGGGGACGCGGATCTAAGGAGAGCCGCGAGCCCCGGGAGGACCGTGGCGGGCGCCTGGAGGAAGAGAGTCTCTCCCGAGAAGGGACAACGAGTGAGCTCTGCCGCcgcaggaggagaggaaaagggcgGGGACCCTCGGCTCGGCAGGGCTGCCGGGAGACTCGGAGCCTGCATGGGGACACGTCGGGTGGAGACGGGGGCAGCTCTTGCCCGGACAGCGAAGCCCGCGAGGCCCAGGAGAGCGACAGCCAGAGCACTGGGGCCCCAGAGCTGCGACCCAAGCCGGAGCAAAAGGACACGGTCCCGGGAGACACCCAAACCGAGTCGGAGCCAGAGCTGGAACCCGGCGAACGCCCCAGCAGCGACGGCGGGGGCAGCGCTGAACCCCGGAGCCGGGAAGGGCCGTCGGGGGTGGGAccccagggagagaaggaggattCCGGGACAGACACGGAATCGAGTCTGGAGGGGGCCGGACCTGGAGGGGGCCCACGGACAGCCCCAGGAACGGCGAGCCAGGCCACCGAAGCCGAAGAGACTAGGCCGGGCAAAAAACCcaaggcccccagccccctcgAGGGCAGCCCAGAGTGCGTCCCCCGGAGCTCGAGGGCTTCTCGGGACCCCGGGCTGGCCCGGGACACAAGAAACAGCGAGGCGCGGCCGGAGGCTGGGTCGCAGGGCGCCGAGCCGGGAAGAGCCGAGGCCTCCGGGACTCGGCGCCTCCAGGTCGGAAAGGCGGTGGGGGAGGTGCAAGTGGCGGCAGGTGAGAGCGAatctggggctggagggggagacGGGCCCCGGGACCCAGCGCCGCTGGCCGCCCTCGTGGCGCTCCGCAGGCTCCGCGCGAAATCCCCGGCAGGCCCCGCTCCCCAGGCCGCCGCTTCGGCTCCCCGCCGCGCCGGCCTTAAAGAGCGGCTGCGGCGCGTGGCGCGCGCCCTGGGTCTGCTGCGGTGGCTTTGGCTGCGGCTGCGGCGGCCCGAGGGCGAGGGCCGGGGGGCGGGGTCGCGGgcggccggggggcggggccgcaGGCCGGGAGCGAGGCGCCGTCTCGCGCTGCGCCTGGCGGGCGTAGCGAGACTGGGGGCGCGGCCCAGGCCTCCCCCTGGCGGCGGCTCGAGCTCCCCACAGCCTTCGAAGAGCCCAGCTCCCGAGGACCCTTCTGAGGATGAGGACCGGACTCCGGATCCCAAGTTCGCGGTCGTGTTCCCCAGGAGGCACAGGACCGGGAGGGAGTCGAGCAGTCGGAGCTCAGAGGAAGCGTCCGCGGACGCCCCAGCCCGGGGGGGACGCGTTTGGCCTTGTGAAGGGGCTtcgggggacagggaggggcgcAGGGCGAGTGGAGAAAGTGTGGCCGGGCCCCGCCGGGGCTCTCTCCTCGGCCCTGCTCCCCGCGACGAGCCCCCACTGGACGAGAGCGGCTCCAGCAGTGAAGCGGGGCCGGAAACCTTGGAGGCCGAGGCTCCGGTCCACTGGACTCAGAGCTCGGAACCCCGCGAGGACCCCGGACTTGACACCGACGACGCGCTGCTGCCTCGACTCACCTTGGAGACCCACCTGTGGTGGGAGAGAAGCCCGGGCCCCTGCGGGCCTCCGAGGGGGCGGTGGGTGCCAGAAGATGAGGCTGAGGAGGCGCTGGAGAGGGACCTGGAGCTGAGCCTCGGGCCGGGCCTGGAGGTACCGCCCTCCCTGGGAGCGGAGGGCAGGAGCCTTGCGGAAGGCCTGGAAGACACGGACGACCTGGCTCGGCTGCG ACCAGTGTGTAACAGCTCTGTGCTGCTGTGCCTCAAGAAGAGGTTTCATCTGGGCCGAATCTAC accTTTGGGGGACCCTTTCTGCTCTCCCTGAACCCCCGCCGGCCCCTGCCTCTCTTCTCAGCTGAGGTCCTGGCCAGCTACCACCCCAAGAAGGCCCTTAACACCACCCC ACACATCTTCGCCATCGTGGCGTCAGCCTATCGCCTGTCTCAGAGCACTGGGCAGGGCACATGCATTCTCCTCGG tgGGCACAGTGGCTCAGGGAAGACAGAAGCTGCCAAAAAGATTGTGCAATTCCTAAGCAGCGTGGAGCAGGAGCAAACAAGGGACAGAAGATGTCAG cTGGACGGTGTGCTGCTGATGCTTCGCAGCTTTGGCCACGCCAAAACAGTCCTCAATGCAAACGCCAGTCGCTTCGGCCAGGTCTTGCGTCTCTGCCTGCAGCG TGGGGTCATCGTGGGAGCTTCTGTGTCACATTATCTGCTGGAGGCCTCGAGGGTCGTGTTTCAGGTAAGACCTGTGCTGCTGCTCGCCTCTCTCCAGCTTcccagagtgggagagggagaggggccatGCAGGGAGTGTGGTTGCTAa
- the LLGL2 gene encoding LLGL scribble cell polarity complex component 2 isoform X2 gives MRRFLRPGHDPARERLKRDLFQFNKTVEHGFPHQPSALGYSPSLRILAIGTRSGAVKLYGAPGVEFMGLHRENNAVVQIYFLPGQCQLVTLLDDNSLHLWSLKVRGGVSELQEDESFTLRGPPGAAPSATQITVVLPHSSRELLYLGTESGTVFAVQLPAFRTLGDRTIGSDAVLQGLPEDARHRRVFEMVEALQEHPRDPNQVLIGYSRGLIVVWDLRGSCVLGHFLSSQQLENVCWQRDGHLIVSCHSDGSYCQWPVSSDTQHSEPLRNCVPYGPFPCKAITKIFWLITKQGLPFTIFQGGMPRASYGDRHCISVVHDGQQTAFDFTSRVIDFTVLAEADPASAFDDPYALVVLAEEELVVIDLKAAGWPPVQPPYLASLHCSAITCSHHVSNIPLKLWERIVAAGRQQHTHFSTMEWPIDGGTSLAPAPPQRDLLLTGHEDGTVRFWDASGVCLRLLYKLSTVRVFLTDTEPGENLNAQGEDEWPPLRKVGSFDPYSDDPRLGIQKIFLCKYSGYLAVAGTAGQVLVLELNDEEAEHAVEQVEADLLQDQEGYRWKGHERLCARLGPVRFEPGFQPFVLVQCQPPAVVTSLALHSEWRLVAFGTSHGFGLFDHQQRRQVFVKCTLHPSDQLALEGPLSRVKSLKKSLRQSFRRIRRSRVSSRKRRPAGPPGEVPEGGARAERTGTQNMELAPVQRKIEARSAEDSFTGFVRTLYFADTYLRDSSRHCPSLWAGTNGGTVYAFALRVPPTERRMDEPVRAEQAKEIQLMHRAPVVGILVLDGHSVPLPEPLEVAHDLSKSPDMQGSHQLLVVSEEQFKVFTLPKVSAKLKLKLTALEGSRVRRVSVAHFGSCRAEDYGEHHLTVLTNLGDVQVVSLPLLKPQVRYSCIRREDVSGIASCVFTKYGQGFYLISPSEFERFSLSTKWLVEPRCLVDSAETKSHSCPRNRSGPEKVSGPARNSGSQSDGEGVLKEIQSTLEGDRGSYGDWRSPRVATGYSLSNGGAE, from the exons ATGAGACGGTTCCTGAGGCCAGGACATGACCCTGCGAGGGAGAGGCTCAAGCGGGACCTTTTCCAGTTTAACAAG ACGGTGGAGCATGGCTTCCCACACCAGCCCAGCGCCCTTGGCTACAGCCCATCTCTGCGCATCCTAGCCATTGGCACCCGCTCCGGAGCCGTCAAGCT CTATGGTGCCCCAGGGGTGGAGTTCATGGGTTTGCACCGGGAGAACAACGCTGTGGTGCAGATCTACTTCCTACCTGGCCAG TGCCAGCTGGTCACCCTGCTGGACGACAACAGCCTCCACCTGTGGAGCCTGAAGGTCAGAGGCGGGGTGTCAGAGCTACAGGAAGATGAGAGTTTCACGCTGCGTGGCCCCCCAGG GGCCGCCCCCAGTGCCACACAGATCACTGTGGTCCTGCCTCATTCCTCCCGCGAGCTCCTCTACCTGGGCACCGAGAGTGGCACCGTGTTTGCGGTGCAGCTGCCGGCCTTCCGCACGCTGGGGGACCGGACCATCGGCTCGGACGCTGTGCTGCAGGG GTTGCCCGAGGACGCCCGCCACCGGCGGGTGTTTGAGATGGTGGAAGCTCTGCAGGAGCACCCCCGAGACCCCAACCAGGTCCTCATCGGCTACAGCCGCGGCCTCATCGTTGTCTGGGACCTGCGGGGCAGCTGCGTGCTTGGCCATTTCCTCAGCAGCCAG CAACTGGAGAACGTCTGCTGGCAGCGGGACGGCCACCTGATTGTCAGCTGCCATTCCGACGGCAGCTATTGCCAGTGGCCTGTGTCCAGTGACACCCAGCACTCGGAGCCCCTGCGCAACTGTGTGCCTTACG GTCCTTTTCCTTGCAAAGCTATTACCAAAATCTTCTGGCTGATCACCAAGCAGGG GTTGCCTTTCACCATCTTCCAGGGGGGCATGCCGCGGGCCAGCTATGGGGACCGCCACTGCATCTCGGTGGTCCACGACGGCCAACAGACAGCCTTCGACTTCACCTCCCGTGTCATTGACTTTACTGTCCTTGCCGAGGCAGACCCTGCTTCAG CCTTTGATGACCCCTACGCCCTGGTGGTGCTGGCCGAGGAGGAGCTAGTGGTGATTGACCTGAAGGCGGCTGGTTGGCCACCAGTCCAGCCTCCCTACCTGGCCTCCCTTCACTGCTCCGCCATCACCTGCTCCCACCACGTCTCCAACATCCCCCTGAAGCTGTGGGAGCGGATCGTCGCCGCTGGCAGACAGCAGCACACACACTTCTCCACCATG GAGTGGCCCATCGATGGTGGTACCAGtctggccccagcccctccccagaggGACCTGCTGCTCACAGG GCACGAGGATGGCACAGTGCGCTTCTGGGACGCCTCCGGTGTCTGCTTACGGCTACTCTACAAACTCAGCACGGTACGGGTGTTCCTCACCGACACAGAGCCCGGCGAGAACCTCAATGCCCAGGGCGAGGATGAGTGGCCCCCGCTCCGCAAG GTGGGCTCCTTCGACCCCTACAGTGATGATCCGAGGCTGGGAATCCAGAAGATTTTCCTCTGCAAATACAGTGGCTACCTGGCTGTGGCGGGCACGGCAGGGCAG gtgctgGTGCTGGAGCTGAATGACGAGGAGGCGGAGCATGCCGTGGAGCAGGTGGAGGCCGACCTGCTGCAGGACCAGGAGGGCTACCGCTGGAAGGGCCACGAGCGCCTGTGTGCCCGCCTGGGGCCCGTGCGTTTTGAGCCCGGCTTCCAGCCCTTCGTGCTGGTGCAGTGCCAGCCCCCGGCCGTGGTCACCTCCTTGGCCTTGCACTCTGAGTGGCGGCTCGTGGCCTTTGGCACAAGCCACGGTTTTGGCCTCTTTGACCACCAGCAGCGGCGGCAGGTCTTTGTCAA GTGCACGCTGCACCCCAGTGACCAGCTGGCTTTGGAGGGCCCCCTGTCCCGTGTGAAGTCCCTAAAGAAGTCCCTGCGCCAGTCCTTCCGCCGGATACGGCGTAGCCGGGTGTCAAGCCGGAAGCGGCGGCCAGCTGGTCCCCCAGGGGAG GTGCCGGAGGGAGGCGCCAGGGCTGAGCGGACGGGTACGCAGAACATGGAGCTGGCCCCTGTGCAGCGTAAGATCGAGGCTCGCTCAGCAGAGGACTCCTTCACGGGATTCGTCCGGACCCTCTACTTTGCTGACACCTATCTGAGGGACA GCTCCCGCCACTGCCCCTCGCTGTGGGCTGGCACCAACGGTGGTACGGTCTATGCCTTTGCCCTGCGTGTGCCCCCCACTGAGCGGAGAATGGATGAGCCCGTGAGGGCCGAGCAGG CCAAGGAGATCCAGCTGATGCACCGAGCGCCCGTGGTGGGCATCCTGGTGCTGGATGGACATAGTGTCCCCCTTCCTGAGCCCCTGGAGGTGGCCCATGACCTGTCAAAGAGCCCAGACATGCAGGGAAGCCACCAGCTGCTTGTGGTGTCGGAAGAACAGTTCAAG GTGTTCACGCTGCCCAAGGTGAGCGCCAAGCTGAAGCTGAAGCTGACCGCTCTGGAGGGCTCGCGGGTGCGGCGGGTCAGCGTGGCCCACTTCGGCAGCTGTCGAGCCGAGGACTACGGGGAGCACCACCTGACTGTCCTCACCAACCTGGGTGACGTCCAGGTGGTCTCGCTGCCCCTGCTCAAGCCCCAGGTTCGGTACAGCTGCATCCGCCGGGAGGATGTCAGCGGCATTGCCTCTTGTGTCTTCACCAAATACGGCCAAG gATTCTACCTGATCTCACCCTCGGAGTTTGAgcgcttctctctctccaccaagTGGCTGGTTGAGCCCCGGTGTCTGGTGGAttcagcagaaaccaagagccacaGCTGCCCCCGCAACAGATCAGGCCCAGAGAAGGTCTCAGGCCCAGCCAG GAACTCAGGGAGCCAGAGTGATGGAGAGG GGGTCCTGAAGGAGATTCAGAGCACACTGGAGGGAGACCGAGG GAGCTATGGCGACTGGCGATCTCCGCGAGTGGCCACGGGTTACAGCCTCAGCAATGGGGGAG CGGAGTGA
- the LLGL2 gene encoding LLGL scribble cell polarity complex component 2 isoform X1 — protein sequence MRRFLRPGHDPARERLKRDLFQFNKTVEHGFPHQPSALGYSPSLRILAIGTRSGAVKLYGAPGVEFMGLHRENNAVVQIYFLPGQCQLVTLLDDNSLHLWSLKVRGGVSELQEDESFTLRGPPGAAPSATQITVVLPHSSRELLYLGTESGTVFAVQLPAFRTLGDRTIGSDAVLQGLPEDARHRRVFEMVEALQEHPRDPNQVLIGYSRGLIVVWDLRGSCVLGHFLSSQQLENVCWQRDGHLIVSCHSDGSYCQWPVSSDTQHSEPLRNCVPYGPFPCKAITKIFWLITKQGLPFTIFQGGMPRASYGDRHCISVVHDGQQTAFDFTSRVIDFTVLAEADPASAFDDPYALVVLAEEELVVIDLKAAGWPPVQPPYLASLHCSAITCSHHVSNIPLKLWERIVAAGRQQHTHFSTMEWPIDGGTSLAPAPPQRDLLLTGHEDGTVRFWDASGVCLRLLYKLSTVRVFLTDTEPGENLNAQGEDEWPPLRKVGSFDPYSDDPRLGIQKIFLCKYSGYLAVAGTAGQVLVLELNDEEAEHAVEQVEADLLQDQEGYRWKGHERLCARLGPVRFEPGFQPFVLVQCQPPAVVTSLALHSEWRLVAFGTSHGFGLFDHQQRRQVFVKCTLHPSDQLALEGPLSRVKSLKKSLRQSFRRIRRSRVSSRKRRPAGPPGEVPEGGARAERTGTQNMELAPVQRKIEARSAEDSFTGFVRTLYFADTYLRDSSRHCPSLWAGTNGGTVYAFALRVPPTERRMDEPVRAEQAKEIQLMHRAPVVGILVLDGHSVPLPEPLEVAHDLSKSPDMQGSHQLLVVSEEQFKVFTLPKVSAKLKLKLTALEGSRVRRVSVAHFGSCRAEDYGEHHLTVLTNLGDVQVVSLPLLKPQVRYSCIRREDVSGIASCVFTKYGQGFYLISPSEFERFSLSTKWLVEPRCLVDSAETKSHSCPRNRSGPEKVSGPARNSGSQSDGEERRPGPVMEHALLNDERVLKEIQSTLEGDRGSYGDWRSPRVATGYSLSNGGAE from the exons ATGAGACGGTTCCTGAGGCCAGGACATGACCCTGCGAGGGAGAGGCTCAAGCGGGACCTTTTCCAGTTTAACAAG ACGGTGGAGCATGGCTTCCCACACCAGCCCAGCGCCCTTGGCTACAGCCCATCTCTGCGCATCCTAGCCATTGGCACCCGCTCCGGAGCCGTCAAGCT CTATGGTGCCCCAGGGGTGGAGTTCATGGGTTTGCACCGGGAGAACAACGCTGTGGTGCAGATCTACTTCCTACCTGGCCAG TGCCAGCTGGTCACCCTGCTGGACGACAACAGCCTCCACCTGTGGAGCCTGAAGGTCAGAGGCGGGGTGTCAGAGCTACAGGAAGATGAGAGTTTCACGCTGCGTGGCCCCCCAGG GGCCGCCCCCAGTGCCACACAGATCACTGTGGTCCTGCCTCATTCCTCCCGCGAGCTCCTCTACCTGGGCACCGAGAGTGGCACCGTGTTTGCGGTGCAGCTGCCGGCCTTCCGCACGCTGGGGGACCGGACCATCGGCTCGGACGCTGTGCTGCAGGG GTTGCCCGAGGACGCCCGCCACCGGCGGGTGTTTGAGATGGTGGAAGCTCTGCAGGAGCACCCCCGAGACCCCAACCAGGTCCTCATCGGCTACAGCCGCGGCCTCATCGTTGTCTGGGACCTGCGGGGCAGCTGCGTGCTTGGCCATTTCCTCAGCAGCCAG CAACTGGAGAACGTCTGCTGGCAGCGGGACGGCCACCTGATTGTCAGCTGCCATTCCGACGGCAGCTATTGCCAGTGGCCTGTGTCCAGTGACACCCAGCACTCGGAGCCCCTGCGCAACTGTGTGCCTTACG GTCCTTTTCCTTGCAAAGCTATTACCAAAATCTTCTGGCTGATCACCAAGCAGGG GTTGCCTTTCACCATCTTCCAGGGGGGCATGCCGCGGGCCAGCTATGGGGACCGCCACTGCATCTCGGTGGTCCACGACGGCCAACAGACAGCCTTCGACTTCACCTCCCGTGTCATTGACTTTACTGTCCTTGCCGAGGCAGACCCTGCTTCAG CCTTTGATGACCCCTACGCCCTGGTGGTGCTGGCCGAGGAGGAGCTAGTGGTGATTGACCTGAAGGCGGCTGGTTGGCCACCAGTCCAGCCTCCCTACCTGGCCTCCCTTCACTGCTCCGCCATCACCTGCTCCCACCACGTCTCCAACATCCCCCTGAAGCTGTGGGAGCGGATCGTCGCCGCTGGCAGACAGCAGCACACACACTTCTCCACCATG GAGTGGCCCATCGATGGTGGTACCAGtctggccccagcccctccccagaggGACCTGCTGCTCACAGG GCACGAGGATGGCACAGTGCGCTTCTGGGACGCCTCCGGTGTCTGCTTACGGCTACTCTACAAACTCAGCACGGTACGGGTGTTCCTCACCGACACAGAGCCCGGCGAGAACCTCAATGCCCAGGGCGAGGATGAGTGGCCCCCGCTCCGCAAG GTGGGCTCCTTCGACCCCTACAGTGATGATCCGAGGCTGGGAATCCAGAAGATTTTCCTCTGCAAATACAGTGGCTACCTGGCTGTGGCGGGCACGGCAGGGCAG gtgctgGTGCTGGAGCTGAATGACGAGGAGGCGGAGCATGCCGTGGAGCAGGTGGAGGCCGACCTGCTGCAGGACCAGGAGGGCTACCGCTGGAAGGGCCACGAGCGCCTGTGTGCCCGCCTGGGGCCCGTGCGTTTTGAGCCCGGCTTCCAGCCCTTCGTGCTGGTGCAGTGCCAGCCCCCGGCCGTGGTCACCTCCTTGGCCTTGCACTCTGAGTGGCGGCTCGTGGCCTTTGGCACAAGCCACGGTTTTGGCCTCTTTGACCACCAGCAGCGGCGGCAGGTCTTTGTCAA GTGCACGCTGCACCCCAGTGACCAGCTGGCTTTGGAGGGCCCCCTGTCCCGTGTGAAGTCCCTAAAGAAGTCCCTGCGCCAGTCCTTCCGCCGGATACGGCGTAGCCGGGTGTCAAGCCGGAAGCGGCGGCCAGCTGGTCCCCCAGGGGAG GTGCCGGAGGGAGGCGCCAGGGCTGAGCGGACGGGTACGCAGAACATGGAGCTGGCCCCTGTGCAGCGTAAGATCGAGGCTCGCTCAGCAGAGGACTCCTTCACGGGATTCGTCCGGACCCTCTACTTTGCTGACACCTATCTGAGGGACA GCTCCCGCCACTGCCCCTCGCTGTGGGCTGGCACCAACGGTGGTACGGTCTATGCCTTTGCCCTGCGTGTGCCCCCCACTGAGCGGAGAATGGATGAGCCCGTGAGGGCCGAGCAGG CCAAGGAGATCCAGCTGATGCACCGAGCGCCCGTGGTGGGCATCCTGGTGCTGGATGGACATAGTGTCCCCCTTCCTGAGCCCCTGGAGGTGGCCCATGACCTGTCAAAGAGCCCAGACATGCAGGGAAGCCACCAGCTGCTTGTGGTGTCGGAAGAACAGTTCAAG GTGTTCACGCTGCCCAAGGTGAGCGCCAAGCTGAAGCTGAAGCTGACCGCTCTGGAGGGCTCGCGGGTGCGGCGGGTCAGCGTGGCCCACTTCGGCAGCTGTCGAGCCGAGGACTACGGGGAGCACCACCTGACTGTCCTCACCAACCTGGGTGACGTCCAGGTGGTCTCGCTGCCCCTGCTCAAGCCCCAGGTTCGGTACAGCTGCATCCGCCGGGAGGATGTCAGCGGCATTGCCTCTTGTGTCTTCACCAAATACGGCCAAG gATTCTACCTGATCTCACCCTCGGAGTTTGAgcgcttctctctctccaccaagTGGCTGGTTGAGCCCCGGTGTCTGGTGGAttcagcagaaaccaagagccacaGCTGCCCCCGCAACAGATCAGGCCCAGAGAAGGTCTCAGGCCCAGCCAG GAACTCAGGGAGCCAGAGTGATGGAGAGG AGAGGAGGCCTGGCCCGGTGATGGAGCACGCTCTGCTCAATGACGAGA GGGTCCTGAAGGAGATTCAGAGCACACTGGAGGGAGACCGAGG GAGCTATGGCGACTGGCGATCTCCGCGAGTGGCCACGGGTTACAGCCTCAGCAATGGGGGAG CGGAGTGA
- the LLGL2 gene encoding LLGL scribble cell polarity complex component 2 isoform X3: MRRFLRPGHDPARERLKRDLFQFNKTVEHGFPHQPSALGYSPSLRILAIGTRSGAVKLYGAPGVEFMGLHRENNAVVQIYFLPGQCQLVTLLDDNSLHLWSLKVRGGVSELQEDESFTLRGPPGAAPSATQITVVLPHSSRELLYLGTESGTVFAVQLPAFRTLGDRTIGSDAVLQGLPEDARHRRVFEMVEALQEHPRDPNQVLIGYSRGLIVVWDLRGSCVLGHFLSSQQLENVCWQRDGHLIVSCHSDGSYCQWPVSSDTQHSEPLRNCVPYGPFPCKAITKIFWLITKQGLPFTIFQGGMPRASYGDRHCISVVHDGQQTAFDFTSRVIDFTVLAEADPASAPDPWPVPQPLMTPTPWWCWPRRS; this comes from the exons ATGAGACGGTTCCTGAGGCCAGGACATGACCCTGCGAGGGAGAGGCTCAAGCGGGACCTTTTCCAGTTTAACAAG ACGGTGGAGCATGGCTTCCCACACCAGCCCAGCGCCCTTGGCTACAGCCCATCTCTGCGCATCCTAGCCATTGGCACCCGCTCCGGAGCCGTCAAGCT CTATGGTGCCCCAGGGGTGGAGTTCATGGGTTTGCACCGGGAGAACAACGCTGTGGTGCAGATCTACTTCCTACCTGGCCAG TGCCAGCTGGTCACCCTGCTGGACGACAACAGCCTCCACCTGTGGAGCCTGAAGGTCAGAGGCGGGGTGTCAGAGCTACAGGAAGATGAGAGTTTCACGCTGCGTGGCCCCCCAGG GGCCGCCCCCAGTGCCACACAGATCACTGTGGTCCTGCCTCATTCCTCCCGCGAGCTCCTCTACCTGGGCACCGAGAGTGGCACCGTGTTTGCGGTGCAGCTGCCGGCCTTCCGCACGCTGGGGGACCGGACCATCGGCTCGGACGCTGTGCTGCAGGG GTTGCCCGAGGACGCCCGCCACCGGCGGGTGTTTGAGATGGTGGAAGCTCTGCAGGAGCACCCCCGAGACCCCAACCAGGTCCTCATCGGCTACAGCCGCGGCCTCATCGTTGTCTGGGACCTGCGGGGCAGCTGCGTGCTTGGCCATTTCCTCAGCAGCCAG CAACTGGAGAACGTCTGCTGGCAGCGGGACGGCCACCTGATTGTCAGCTGCCATTCCGACGGCAGCTATTGCCAGTGGCCTGTGTCCAGTGACACCCAGCACTCGGAGCCCCTGCGCAACTGTGTGCCTTACG GTCCTTTTCCTTGCAAAGCTATTACCAAAATCTTCTGGCTGATCACCAAGCAGGG GTTGCCTTTCACCATCTTCCAGGGGGGCATGCCGCGGGCCAGCTATGGGGACCGCCACTGCATCTCGGTGGTCCACGACGGCCAACAGACAGCCTTCGACTTCACCTCCCGTGTCATTGACTTTACTGTCCTTGCCGAGGCAGACCCTGCTTCAG CCCCTGACCCTTGGCCTGTCCCCCAGCCTTTGATGACCCCTACGCCCTGGTGGTGCTGGCCGAGGAGGAGCTAG